The stretch of DNA GTACGTCCACATATAGGATATTGTTAGGTTGACACAAAACAAATCACATGTGAGGTACTGCCACTATGTTTATCGTATCATGTTTTTGTGCAACTAACAACTTTTATTATTTTATTATTCCTAGGCCGCTAATTGCAAGTTAAAGTGAAACACTTTTTTCTCTGTTAAAATATTATATTAGTACTTCTTTTTTAGTAAAGATTTTTCTATTATGCACATTTATTTAATTCCTTTTTTACTATTTCATTTGCACTTTTCCCATTAAGAATTTTACGTGGATATTCATTTAACCATTTTTGTATTTCTAAAATTTCCTTTTTACTATATTTAGCTATTGCACTTCCTTTGGGTATGAATCGTCGTATATGACCATTTACCTGCTCATTTGTTCCTCTTTCCCATGAATGATAAGGGTGACAGTAAAAGATTTGTGTACGAAGTATTTTGTGCCTACTTACATATGAACGTTCAAGATTACGCCAATCTAAAAACTCACTTCCATTATCCACAGTTATTGACTTAAATATTTTACGAAATCGTTTTATCCCTATCTTTTTTTCTAGTTGATCAAGCCGTCTTTGCACTTCTTTTTGAGTTTGTGAACGTAGTTTGAAAACTAATACTTGTCGACTCATTCTTTCTACAAGTACTAACAAACATGCTCTTCCCTTACTACGACCTGACTCTATACAGTCCATTTCCCAGTGCCCCCATTCACTTCGATTATTTGCCACCTGCGGACGTTCATCTATACATTTAGCATCAACGTCTTTTATTCGCTTTGTTATTCTAGTATATTTTCTCTTTGAACTTTTTCCCTTTCGTGGTAAATCCTTTTTAGTTACTTTTTCTAATAATTCTCGGTGAATATAATTATAAAGGGTACGTTCACATATTGGTGTTTTCCGATAATCTGGATCGTTTTTTAATTTTTCAATAGTTGCATACGGAGAATATTTATCTTTTGTAATATAATTCTCTATTTTTTTAACTAATTTATGATTGTTAGCTATTTTTAAATGAGGTCCCTTAGCTGTTGCCTTTTCATCATAGTCTTCTTGTGCTTTAAACGCCGAATAACTCATTACATTACGCCATTCAGTGTCCCTTAATATTACTTTACCACGTTTCAATTCCCGACATAATGTAGCTGGACTAACTCCCATTCGTTTAGCCATAACACGCTGACTTATTCGATCTTTTTTAGGTAATGCATTATTTTTGTTAACTAATGCTTCTAATTCCTCCCGTTCTTCAAATGTTAAATGTTTTCCTTTTTGACGAGTTCTGATACAATATACTTGGCTCATGATCCTTCTCCGTTTCTGTTTATTATTCAATTAACATTCTAACAGAGAAGGCTCTCATGAGCATTATTTATTTGTTTGTGTTTCATTTAATTATACAACTCGCCCTTTTCTATTTCCTACCTTATTGACAGGGCAAAAGATCTTTCAGTATAATCCCATTTTTGACACTTTAAAAAGAAAAAGGCTCGTTATTCCTTGATGGCCAAGGGATACAAGCCTTTTTATTTTTTTAAAAACTGCGTAATATATTTATTTTTTTGTAGCCTTGAAGATTTTTTTAATCATCCTAGTGGTTATAATTTCGTAATCTGTGCGAAAGCCAAAAATATCATGTAAATCATCTGTTAGATCGGTTCTTGTGTAAATTGGAATAAAACCATTATCTTCGGCTTCTAGAAAGTTCATTTCCCTCAAACAATTAAGAATTTCGTAACAGGTATATTTATCACCCAGCTTTTTTTCAAGCAATCTAAAAATAATTAGGGCCATAAAGCAAGTCATGAAATGAGCCAGTATTCTATCATCTCTACTTAGACATACCGGTCTAGCCTTAAATTCACTTTTCATAATTAAAAAACATTCCTCAATTAACCACCGCCGACGATTAATCTTTACGATTTCGTAAATATCATCTTCTAAATTAGTGCATACCGCATAAAAACCGTCAAACATTTTTTCTTTCTCAATTAGTTTAAAATCAATATCATAAAATGTTTTTTCCACAGGTTCCCCATTGGCGGTAACATTAGTTATCTTTATGAACCTTTTATAGTCATTTTGGCGTTTCTTTTTAATTAAAGAAGGATCTTTACGTATTGCCTTAAGGGCACGTTGAATTTGGGAATTACGAATTTTATGTTGATAATCCCTATATTTAATAGAATAAGTAACAATAAGGCGTTGTTCTAAACCGTCCTCTTTAATCCAACG from Clostridia bacterium encodes:
- a CDS encoding IS30 family transposase, with amino-acid sequence MSQVYCIRTRQKGKHLTFEEREELEALVNKNNALPKKDRISQRVMAKRMGVSPATLCRELKRGKVILRDTEWRNVMSYSAFKAQEDYDEKATAKGPHLKIANNHKLVKKIENYITKDKYSPYATIEKLKNDPDYRKTPICERTLYNYIHRELLEKVTKKDLPRKGKSSKRKYTRITKRIKDVDAKCIDERPQVANNRSEWGHWEMDCIESGRSKGRACLLVLVERMSRQVLVFKLRSQTQKEVQRRLDQLEKKIGIKRFRKIFKSITVDNGSEFLDWRNLERSYVSRHKILRTQIFYCHPYHSWERGTNEQVNGHIRRFIPKGSAIAKYSKKEILEIQKWLNEYPRKILNGKSANEIVKKELNKCA